One genomic window of Garra rufa chromosome 24, GarRuf1.0, whole genome shotgun sequence includes the following:
- the myd88 gene encoding myeloid differentiation primary response protein MyD88 produces MALKLSMDYEAIPVTALNCSFRKKLGLYLNPTNTVAADWRTVAEMMDFTYLEIKNFEKRDYPFEKVLTEWETRPDATVANLLAILERAERKDVISDLKEIIDDDCRKYLERQQRKPVQVPVVDSCGPRTQEREGITLLDDPQGITPETFDAFICYCQSDFQFVHEMIKQLEETECNLKLCVFDRDVLPGTCVWTITSELIEKRCKRMVVVISDDYLDSDACDFQTKFALSLCPGARSKRLIPVVYKAMKKPFPSILRFLTICDYTRPCTQAWFWTRLAKALSMPSCPL; encoded by the exons ATGGCATTGAAGTTAAGTATGGACTATGAGGCGATTCCAGTAACAGCTTTAAACTGCAGTTTCCGAAAGAAACTCGGTCTGTATTTGAATCCAACAAACACAGTGGCAGCAGACTGGAGGACAGTCGCCGAAATGATGGACTTTACCTACCTGGAGATCAAAAATTTCGAGAAAAGAGACTATCCTTTTGAAAAGGTCCTGACGGAGTGGGAAACTCGTCCGGATGCAACAGTTGCAAATTTACTGGCGATTTTAGAAAGAGCTGAACGGAAAGATGTTATATCAGACCTCAAAGAAATTATAG ATGATGACTGCAGAAAGTATTTGGAAAGACAGCAGAGGAAGCCTGTTCAGGTTCCAGTGGTGGACAGCTGTGGGCCCCGCACACAGGAGCGGGAAGGTATCACGCTATTGGATGATCCACAAG GAATAACACCGGAGACCTTTGATGCTTTCATCTGCTATTGTCAGAGTGACTTCCAGTTTGTGCATGAGATGATCAAACAGTTGGAAGAGACGGAATGCAACCTGAAACTGTGTGTCTTTGACCGAGATGTCCTTCCTGGCACGTGTGTGTGGACCATCACCAGTGAGCTCATAGAAAAAAG GTGCAAGAGGATGGTGGTGGTCATTTCTGACGACTATTTGGACAGTGATGCATGTGACTTTCAGACTAAGTTTGCACTCAGCCTTTGCCCAG GAGCTCGTTCTAAACGTCTAATCCCTGTGGTCTACAAAGCCATGAAGAAGCCTTTTCCCAGCATTCTCCGTTTTCTGACCATTTGTGATTACACCAGACCCTGCACACAGGCCTGGTTCTGGACCCGGCTGGCCAAGGCGCTCTCAATGCCCTCATGTCCTCTATAG